The DNA region ttgttgttcctTCCTGTTTTTGCCCTTAAGACAAAAAGCTTtccaaattttaatgaaattacCAAGTAATATTCCATTCAAAATGGTCAACACATactatatacctacatatatatatattttctgatTTACGATTttattatagtttttaagctctatattttttttttttgttcttgctCCTAAATGCATctcaaaaagaaataacaaaaactaaaagaaaactCCCTTAACAAATGGGACGGGGCGCTAAAATCACaaaactaaattcaaaataGTCATGATGATATACATATTAAGCTCAAGATTTACAATTTACCAACTATGATCTCAAAATTTGTTAAAGATTCTAAAAGGTTATACCATATACATAGAATACCATTTACTGGAACAATCTTGTTAAAAACTTGAAAGTATTTACACAAATTGTgaggaatatatatatacatacatatatattctgctAAAATTTGGTCAATTTGTACGAAAGTTTCTattaagagagaaagagagagtggaTTGAATCTTTAAGTATAAtccatttaaaaattgttaaaaattaatatttgttacAATGACTAGTCTGAAAactaaagaaaacaaaaaaatattgacatgattttcaaaataaaaaaaaaagttcaagaGATTAACGCCCCCTTCTCTTAGCAAACCAAAATGACtcccccccccaaaaaaaaaataataataagagagagaaaagaaagaacCTATGCGAGAGGTCAAATCGACAATTGTGATAGATATAGTTGAGGGGTAAAAAACCCCTCAAAAAATGGATATATATTATGATTCTATATATCGTGACCAAAAAAAGAACGTATAGACTTTGTAAAACTCTCAATCTCTTTGCTTTTTTCATTTACACTATGTCGCAAAGatcattaattttgatttgtgttCTATAACCATTTTGCATttatacacatgtatatatacatacatatatatgtatatatatatatatatatcgatcGATATACGATATTCAGTTTTAAGTTAACAAGAAACAATGAGAAATGTATTGTAAATATTCATTGCCAGTTTTTGAGTTTTGACAAAACACACAAcattaaagttttattaacatatataaattataagtGTTTGGATTTACAGTGGACCCCCGCTTTCTATTTGGCATCGCCTTGATTCTTCCTAAGGGCATCAAAATAGGAACCAGTCATTAGATCTTTTTGCtcaatttcaaatgttttggTAAGTTCATCGGCTATTACTTGACCCTCCTCTAGGGTCTGTTCGGGTCTCAGGCATACTTCGAATTCCATGTAATAACCCAAATCCTTGACATCATCCAAGTGAATGCGCGTCTGTCCATGGATGAATAGAAGTCTCTCTTTGGCCAGCACTCCAAGTGTTCCATTCGATTGGGCGAGTATTTTCTCTAGCACGGCTGGTTCATCCACTTCGATTTTATTGAATTTCGAGAGTTTGGGTCCCGCCACATCGGGTCGATCATAGAAAACCAATTGGGAACGAGCCGGCGCTTGAAGGTAACGCAATTTCAGTCGTCCACCCTGTGGCGAATTGAAAAAAACATCTCGCTGCACAATCAAGGCACCCTGGCTATCGCCCGTCAACTTGCGAGCAATGTCCAAGCGTCTCTCGAAGTCCTCCGAGCCGCCAGGAATGCGGGCCTTAATCTCAACATTACGCTGATCCGCTGGCACAGCTCCCGCTCCCAGTTGAATTCCCGGCTCGCACATGGTGGTTAAGCTTCTGATGAAATTGCTATAGCTATCGATAAGTTTCGAATACAATCGCGCCATTCGAATGCTGCTACCAAGGATGCCagaaagtaataaaaaatgtttcacaGCCAGAGTGACCAGAtacattttttgtattttgaacgcaatatttttatttgttttgaagGGTaacacgaaaaaaataaattagtaatTCACATTTATTTGCAGTAAATTATGACAAATTGGAAATGAAACCAAATTGGATAATCGGAATGCGAATATGAATTGTTTAACTTTTATTAAAagtaaaatgaataaatattttctttggcAGTTTTTTGGGCggttttttcaaaattaaaaaaggaaatgtcttcaaaatgaaaacaaaaattgttaaatgtaaaaaattaTAAGAGATAATTGCAATTCTAATTTACATTCATATGCACATGACTTGAATTCTTGCAAATGTCTTGATTCCCACACACgaattaaaaatgtatttcattttaatttgaaaagtgGATAATTGTGGAAAAGTATACTCATTATAGTCGAagtatactatatacatataaatgcaCCCTACCATTATAGCGAATCAATAatgagaagaagaagaatacTACAGCGGTATTTTATTCGGTAAATATTGACATTTGTTCACTTTACCATGTATCGTTTCACATAAGTTAATAGGCTTATCTGATATGCACATCTCTAAATCGCCATTCTACAACACTTTTAAAAAGTCCGCGTTTAGTAACACTAAAAGAACGCGCGCAAATTTGAAATCAACAATTTAAATGCTtccaattctatatgtaaacTTGACACTTTAAGAGTGTGGCAAAAATAACATTTCAATTGCAAATTCGAcacttataaaaaaaaaaagaaaatagaaatgcAATCAAAATAGATAAGGAATATGAAATTCTTGTATTACTACCAACGAGAGTCTTAAATATCTTTTTTGCATAGTTGACACtcgaaataaatttaatgtacatacatcaacatacatacatatgcatgtatgtatttgGCACAAATACGTTGCATGTGTTAGTGTGTGcgtgtacatatacatataaatcaTTACTAAGCCAATATTTATGGGTATTCAATAGCAATACCCGTTCGATTCTCAGGTTTCCAGTTAAATCTAACTGTACAAGCAGACAACATAAaattatacacacacacacatatgtatgtacctatagCTATGCTAGCTGCCCGCACAAA from Drosophila willistoni isolate 14030-0811.24 chromosome XL unlocalized genomic scaffold, UCI_dwil_1.1 Seg141, whole genome shotgun sequence includes:
- the LOC6649246 gene encoding uncharacterized protein LOC6649246 — protein: MARLYSKLIDSYSNFIRSLTTMCEPGIQLGAGAVPADQRNVEIKARIPGGSEDFERRLDIARKLTGDSQGALIVQRDVFFNSPQGGRLKLRYLQAPARSQLVFYDRPDVAGPKLSKFNKIEVDEPAVLEKILAQSNGTLGVLAKERLLFIHGQTRIHLDDVKDLGYYMEFEVCLRPEQTLEEGQVIADELTKTFEIEQKDLMTGSYFDALRKNQGDAK